In Mercenaria mercenaria strain notata chromosome 14, MADL_Memer_1, whole genome shotgun sequence, the following are encoded in one genomic region:
- the LOC123528232 gene encoding uncharacterized protein LOC123528232 — protein MAEYITEHWNTVFRRILEVTETDSPIAQKDTVPPKEQEQPGAYETQTLVVIVILCIFSVVGTVGNGLVLYVFTRTTVKMASTIFILALAGTDFVTCLVIIPYTVTAIQLEYYLTYDVLCKTYQFLITCTVPLSAFIMVAIAVDRYICICHPFAHIMTVKRAKIIVGILAIFATILGLITALGYSVYQMEKKTNATENSPEVQFARTNNSSNITSIGTNTFRTDFTAETYHIREQEEHTEEHKVYKVLCDESTVLWSADFIKVYQKIYSAFYLCSLLIVLILYGLIYSSVTKQRAKRRAQKMGGRVKQVNTHCQTDESTIPLTNINAKSKVNSNHNNISLKVEMDGETATTRLMPEDQANGIKEVETRPMKKTSLRKVPVPDPNKDRRDHDRLANIKTAVMLFIVTAVFIVAFLPAWLMAHRWIGFNTVVFYMYFVYNVANPVIYAFMNQMFRENMCRIFNSCRILVNRR, from the coding sequence ATGGCGGAATATATTACAGAGCACTGGAACACGGTATTTAGGAGGATACTCGAAGTAACTGAGACTGATTCGCCCATCGCACAAAAAGATACCGTTCCTCCCAAGGAACAAGAACAACCCGGGGCATACGAGACGCAGACGCTAGTAGTGATAGTGATCCTCTGTATATTCAGCGTAGTTGGCACTGTAGGGAATGGGTTGGTTCTTTATGTGTTTACACGTACTACAGTGAAAATGGCTTCGACTATATTCATTCTTGCACTGGCAGGAACAGATTTTGTCACATGCCTTGTGATCATACCATATACTGTAACAGCTATTCAGCTAGAATACTACTTAACGTATGACGTCTTATGTAAGACATACCAATTTTTGATAACATGTACCGTACCACTCTCAGCATTTATCATGGTTGCAATAGCAGTGGACAGGTACATCTGTATTTGTCACCCTTTTGCACATATCATGACTGTGAAAAGAGCAAAAATCATAGTGGGTATTTTGGCGATATTTGCGACAATTTTAGGGCTCATTACTGCCCTCGGATATAGCGTTTATCAAATGGAGAAAAAAACCAACGCTACAGAAAATAGTCCCGAGGTTCAATTTGCAAGAACGAACAACTCTTCTAACATTACATCAATTGGGACAAACACCTTTCGTACAGATTTTACGGCAGAAACGTATCACATACGAGAACAGGAAGAACATACAGAAGAACACaaagtatacaaagttttatgCGACGAGTCGACTGTTTTGTGGTCCGCtgattttatcaaagtttatcAGAAGATTTACTCAGCATTTTATTTATGCTCTCTGCTGATTGTTCTGATATTATATGGCCTTATTTATAGCTCCGTTACGAAACAAAGAGCAAAACGACGGGCGCAGAAAATGGGTGGAAGAGTGAAACAGGTGAATACTCATTGTCAGACGGATGAATCTACGATTCCTTTGACAAATATAAATGCGAAAAGCAAAGTCAATTCGAACCACAATAATATATCTCTTAAGGTAGAGATGGATGGTGAAACAGCTACTACAAGGCTTATGCCAGAAGATCAAGCCAACGGAATAAAAGAAGTTGAAACTCGACCAATGAAGAAAACATCCTTACGAAAAGTTCCGGTACCGGATCCAAATAAGGATAGAAGGGATCATGACAGGCTGGCAAATATCAAGACAGCCGTCATGCTTTTTATAGTGACAGCAGTGTTTATCGTCGCTTTTTTGCCAGCATGGCTCATGGCCCATCGATGGATAGGTTTCAATACTGTCGTGTTCTACATGTACTTTGTATACAATGTAGCCAATCCAGTGATCTACGCCTTCATGAATCAAATGTTTCGCGAAAATATGTGTAGAATATTTAATAGCTGTCGGATCCTTGTAAACAGGCGATAG